In the genome of Streptococcus oralis, one region contains:
- a CDS encoding SprT family protein, protein MNLTEYVQSVSLEDFGRPFTHQAQWNSRLRTTGGRFFPKDGHLDFNPKIYNELGLEVFRKIVRHELCHYHLYFQQKGYRHKDRDFKELLKEVDGLRFVPPLKSQDSYLVYQCQSCQQTYQRKRKIDTKRYRCGVCRGKLVILNRPKD, encoded by the coding sequence ATGAATCTAACTGAGTACGTTCAATCTGTTTCCCTCGAAGACTTTGGTAGACCTTTCACGCACCAAGCCCAGTGGAATTCTCGTCTGCGAACGACAGGTGGACGATTTTTCCCTAAGGATGGGCATTTGGATTTTAATCCTAAGATTTATAATGAACTAGGTTTGGAAGTCTTTCGCAAAATCGTGCGCCATGAACTCTGTCACTATCACCTTTATTTTCAGCAAAAGGGGTATCGACATAAGGACCGAGATTTCAAGGAACTTTTGAAAGAGGTGGATGGACTACGCTTTGTACCACCTTTGAAAAGTCAGGATAGTTACCTAGTCTATCAGTGCCAATCTTGCCAACAAACCTATCAACGCAAGAGAAAGATTGACACGAAACGCTATCGCTGTGGCGTCTGCCGAGGTAAACTCGTTATCTTAAATCGGCCTAAGGACTGA
- a CDS encoding PspC domain-containing protein, whose translation MNTKFYKMRRNRMVSGVLAGLSDKWKLDVTLVRFLFAIFTVANFGIGVIIYIILASILPTKEEIDAEMYGTGPRKIKEAQPINDDDGWFW comes from the coding sequence ATGAATACAAAATTTTATAAAATGAGACGAAATCGCATGGTGTCAGGAGTTTTAGCTGGCCTATCAGACAAGTGGAAACTTGATGTAACCCTAGTCCGCTTTCTCTTCGCCATTTTCACTGTGGCAAATTTTGGAATCGGTGTGATTATTTACATCATCCTTGCCTCTATCCTGCCAACTAAGGAAGAGATTGATGCGGAAATGTATGGAACAGGACCACGAAAAATCAAAGAAGCCCAACCAATAAATGATGATGATGGCTGGTTTTGGTGA
- a CDS encoding ABC transporter ATP-binding protein, with translation MIELQHIWKQFGSRIIFSDLNLNFQSGMVYALIGDSGCGKTTLLNMLAKLETFDKGEIVYKGKPLTSLKNEEFYRNELGYLFQNFGLLESQTIRENLELGLIGKKQNKKQEKERLLLQALQAVRLDYLSLNQKIYELSGGEAQRLALAKIILKDPPLILADEPTASLDPKNSKEIMEILLELRNANRTIIIATHNPSIWKMADQVIHLSQDGKEYT, from the coding sequence ATGATTGAATTACAACATATTTGGAAACAATTTGGTTCTCGTATTATTTTTTCAGACTTGAATCTGAATTTTCAAAGTGGTATGGTGTATGCTTTGATAGGAGACAGTGGTTGTGGAAAAACCACTTTGCTCAATATGCTTGCAAAACTAGAGACTTTCGACAAAGGAGAAATAGTTTACAAAGGAAAGCCTTTGACTTCACTAAAAAATGAGGAATTCTATCGTAACGAGCTAGGTTATCTCTTCCAGAACTTCGGACTATTAGAAAGTCAGACCATTCGAGAAAATCTTGAGCTGGGACTGATTGGCAAAAAACAGAACAAGAAACAAGAAAAAGAGAGACTTCTTCTTCAAGCACTACAAGCTGTCAGACTAGATTATCTAAGTCTCAACCAAAAAATCTATGAATTATCTGGTGGTGAAGCTCAACGCTTAGCGCTTGCTAAGATTATCCTGAAAGATCCTCCTTTGATTTTAGCTGATGAGCCTACCGCCTCGCTAGATCCAAAAAATTCCAAGGAAATTATGGAAATTCTCCTTGAACTTCGTAATGCTAATAGAACAATTATCATCGCAACTCACAATCCTAGTATCTGGAAAATGGCTGATCAGGTAATTCATCTCTCTCAAGATGGAAAAGAATATACTTAA
- a CDS encoding DUF1430 domain-containing protein, with product MKRVFLFISNLLLTFFLIATLSFWKEALPQRLFPGVAVHSGQADYTTLKQELDSLARKHNSLIARTIWEVDSDGKSQTYYEAFGDGQLPDWMPPASQESIHKSDLLNNYNIISGSLTSQELATHLKELGLEKANAFENDRVSFVFALFTQPNQLTSMLIFLLTFLALIVIGQIQSLSQSGIRLISGERLSHLFFRSLARDGLDILLFGLPALLIASVLLISLGYPYEVQTFLGILFILYNSLLFLLSLLIALLFTISLKKVHLLSIIKGKLPIKSILRILYFGQVLAILLVIVGFGRMSTYYHILEKNEAGQATWEQRSNVVTLQTGRSSQMKNLDELQTNADKWFDFIQHAIDNENAFLIKHNLVEQALKQATSNHNETENNPYGVEGKNILYVTPNYFKKEGIKLTSETFQKINTLKDGQILAILPEELQKNEKDIKSTLQQELTNRLYSSKSNQTVEVSIAYTNQKNDVFLYNTAHIAYDQWLSNPIFLVLSPKALGKASSIFWFTNLEYLYFTDLHQTQELLKHYQLDHMVSKLSSARETYLQLNQKIKIEIFSNLASAMFAILTSILLFTSLNLLYFEAFRKTIFLKKIAGYYFFELHSRYITSQIIALFLGSGLAFIISKNIWITLILFFSFSSLAVLLLKICDKKESKTYASIIKGG from the coding sequence ATGAAACGTGTTTTTCTCTTCATCAGCAATCTTCTTTTAACTTTCTTCCTCATTGCGACTCTGTCCTTTTGGAAAGAAGCTCTTCCTCAACGCCTATTTCCAGGTGTGGCTGTACACAGTGGACAAGCCGATTATACTACCCTCAAACAAGAATTAGACAGTCTTGCTAGGAAACATAATAGTCTCATCGCAAGAACCATTTGGGAAGTAGATAGTGATGGAAAATCACAAACTTACTACGAAGCGTTTGGAGATGGGCAACTCCCAGACTGGATGCCTCCAGCAAGTCAAGAAAGCATTCACAAAAGCGATCTTCTCAACAACTACAATATTATCAGCGGATCCCTAACTAGTCAAGAATTGGCCACTCATCTGAAAGAACTTGGACTAGAAAAAGCGAATGCATTTGAAAATGACAGAGTATCCTTTGTATTTGCCCTCTTTACCCAACCTAATCAACTTACCAGTATGTTAATCTTTTTGCTGACTTTCTTAGCTTTGATTGTTATCGGTCAGATTCAATCTCTCTCTCAGTCAGGGATTCGGTTGATTTCTGGAGAACGACTGAGCCATCTCTTTTTTCGTTCTCTCGCAAGAGACGGACTTGATATCCTTCTTTTTGGTCTACCTGCTTTGCTGATAGCAAGTGTCTTGCTCATTTCCCTAGGATATCCTTATGAGGTTCAAACTTTTTTAGGAATACTTTTTATTCTTTACAATAGCCTACTTTTCTTACTTAGCCTCCTAATTGCCCTTCTTTTTACCATTTCTTTGAAAAAAGTTCATCTCCTCTCTATCATCAAAGGGAAATTACCAATCAAGTCAATCCTACGCATTCTCTACTTTGGTCAGGTACTTGCCATTCTACTGGTTATTGTAGGATTTGGACGTATGTCTACTTACTATCATATACTTGAGAAAAATGAGGCTGGACAAGCTACTTGGGAACAACGCTCCAATGTTGTTACTCTTCAAACAGGGCGTTCCAGTCAGATGAAAAATTTAGATGAACTGCAGACAAATGCTGATAAATGGTTTGACTTTATTCAGCATGCTATAGATAATGAGAATGCCTTCCTTATTAAACATAATCTAGTTGAGCAAGCTCTTAAGCAAGCTACCTCAAATCATAATGAAACTGAAAATAACCCTTATGGTGTGGAAGGAAAAAATATTCTCTATGTAACACCTAACTACTTCAAAAAAGAAGGTATAAAGTTAACATCAGAAACCTTTCAAAAAATCAACACCCTCAAAGATGGACAGATTCTTGCCATACTCCCAGAAGAACTACAAAAAAATGAAAAAGATATAAAATCAACCTTGCAACAAGAGTTAACCAACCGATTATACAGTAGCAAGTCTAATCAAACTGTCGAAGTTAGTATAGCTTATACCAATCAAAAAAATGATGTATTTCTCTATAATACCGCCCATATTGCTTATGATCAATGGTTATCAAATCCCATCTTTCTTGTGCTTTCTCCTAAAGCACTTGGCAAGGCTTCCTCCATCTTCTGGTTTACAAATCTAGAATATCTCTATTTTACAGACCTCCACCAGACACAAGAACTTTTGAAACACTATCAACTTGATCATATGGTCTCAAAGCTATCGTCTGCTAGGGAAACCTATCTCCAGTTAAATCAAAAAATTAAAATCGAAATTTTTAGTAACTTAGCGAGTGCTATGTTTGCTATTTTGACTTCAATTTTGCTGTTTACAAGTTTAAATCTGCTCTATTTTGAAGCCTTTCGCAAAACCATATTCTTGAAAAAAATCGCAGGCTATTATTTCTTTGAATTACACAGTAGATATATCACTTCTCAAATAATAGCTCTCTTTCTCGGAAGTGGTCTAGCTTTCATTATTTCTAAGAATATCTGGATTACCCTGATCCTATTTTTCAGCTTTTCAAGTTTAGCCGTTCTTCTATTGAAAATCTGTGATAAGAAGGAAAGTAAAACCTATGCTAGCATCATCAAAGGAGGATAG